The genomic interval GCTCGACGCGGCTGATCGATAACGTAATTCTTAGGCCGGAAGTGAGCACGGAATACGCGATCAAGCTCTAGCGACGACATCGAGCGCGGGGACGCTGCGTAGCAAAAAGGCATGACCCGCAACGCGCGATGCTTACTGCTGAGCACGAGCGCGACGTCACAAGCGCATAGCGAAACAACGGCCGATTGAGCGACCACCGTCCTGTCTCTCCGATTCGACCGGTCTCGTCGTGTGGTGGTTGTGCGTTGCCTGCCGCCCGCGCAACCCACCTTTTCTGAGCGGTGCGATATCGAAACTCAGATACTAAAATTTCATGCCGTCCGTCTTCTTAAAGTAACGCAGCACGTCAGCTCGCCAAACACAAGGGTCACACCTCAGCTAGCCCGCAGTGGCCAGATCGAGACGGGAACGGATTGCCACTTTGAGAGGGCGAATCGGTGCTAACTGTCCGCAGCGCCGCCAAATGCGTGTCATCGGATCAGTCCAGTTAAATTCGTCAGACATTGGCGGCGGAGCGCAGGATTTAGGCTTCAGACGGCCATTGATCGCACTAATCAAGATCAAATTACGCTTATTGTGAGCAGCCTTGGCGACGCCCTCCAAGGGGCGGTGGCTTCGTCAAAATCGGTGCACATCAAGCGATTGCCCGGAGTCTGTGCAAGCCGGACGGCTGGACGCCGGCGGAAGTCGCAAGCCGCGTGCGCGTCGTGCTGCGCCGAAGGAAAAGCCAGGTAACGCCGACAGGAGGCGAGAATGCAAAACAGCTTCCATAATTCGGAGCATGGTTCAGCACGGTGCTGTGCGATCTGCGGTGGAAGGTTCGGTATGATCCGCTATTATTGCTGGCGAACGGCTCTTTGTTCCAAGAAATGCATCGACCGGTTCAAGGCGCGGCGGGAGGCCGATCAAAAATGGCTTCGCTGGTTGCGAGCGGCCTAATTTCCGCCGGGTACAAGCAAGATTGCATTGCATTCTTCGTTTTGGATGACTCTTGAGTAACCAACCGGGCCATAGGCGGTTGTGACTGCGAGTCCAGAAATATTCGTCGCACGGCGCTTTCGCATGTGATCTGCAGTCGCTCGAGATTGGCGCCCTTTCGAAACGCGAAGCCCGGGCAAAATCTCAGGCCGAACGGAGCACCCTAACGGGCCTATGCTATGAAATTTATCCTGGTGAATCACTGGACCCCGCACGGCGAGCGAACTTGCACGACCTGTTCTCGGTCGTTGGGTTCTGGCTACCTGCGAGATGTAGCAACGCGCAGAGAATATTGCGGCTACGATTGCTACCGATGCCGTCACTTAGTAGACCTCGCCTTCCCCTACCGCAATCCGCGTACCTTCCTTGGGCGCGATACGCAAGATCTCGTTCCTGTTGGACTCGTGGCCTTGCTGACTGCCGCTTCTTGCTGGCTCGAAGTCGGGGTCGCCACAATGTCGTGGATCAATAGAGCGACGCGTCCCGGCGAGCCCTCTAGGTCTGAAAGACCTCCGGCTTAAGCTCGGAGGTTTCGTTCAGACCGCGCGTATGGCGAAAGAAATGGCAATGTTGCGTCGCAGACACCCGAAGCGTCGCAGATAATCGGCTATGCCGATCACTTCCGCCACAAATACTGGCACTTCATTTGACGAGCCGTTCTCGACGGATGGCACCCCACTGCAGCAGCCGCAATCGCCCAACGGCAGACTCAAGTCGCTGTCTTCAAGAAGACGCTTGCGGACAAGACGGTATCGGACGACGTACGCTCATACGATCTTTCCTGGCTGCTGCATCTCATCGGTGACCTGCACCAACCGCTGCGCGCGACCTCCCGCTTCACGCACGCCGAGCTGAATGGCGACGCCGGCGGGAACGACGTGAAGATCAGGTGCACCAAATGTGGAAGCGCCAGAGAGCTCCATGCCTTCTGGGATGGGTTGTTAGGACCGACCAGCGCGCCACCACAGGATGCCATCGACGCCGCGGCGGATCTTCGTGCGGCCGATGCCGGATCGACGGACGAGAACGACTGGATTCAGGAGAGCTTCCAGATCGCCAAGACGTCAGTGTACGCGCCTCCGATCCGCGGCGGCGACGGCCCGTACAAACTCACCCAGGCTTATCAATCGAGGGAGCACAGGATCGCCAACCAGCGGATTGCGCTCGCCGGCGCCAGGATCGCGGCGATCCTGAACGATGCATTCAAGTGAGCGTCTATCTGGGGTGCTCATCATAAGTTGTTGCGTACCATGGCCCGGCATGAACATTGCTAAATGCTATTCGTGTTCACGGCTCCTTGCCGGATCATTTTGAGTAACAACGAGCATGCCGGGAGGCACGTTTTTCCATTGAGGCGTATGCCAGCGTCTTCGAAAGGAAAGTCACGGATGACACAGTGACGCGGCTCTTGTCATTTTGGCGGCCGCTCTGGCATTGGTCGCTCGCGTCGGGCGGGGACGCCGCTTCTGGAGGCGGCGGCCCCTTGCCGCGAAGGCCCCGGTTACGCGAAACATCGACACCTGCGCGACCGCTACCAGAATGGGCGCGGTTAATGCATGGCGACAAGGAGCTTTGCTCGTTAGTCTTACCAATCAAGGTTTTCGCTGTGCAATGCTCCGCGCTGCTGTCGTGATCTGCTAGATCGACCTCTGCGAGCATTGTTTGTTTGGGTGATAGATGTCGCATTCAGTCGAGTTGATCGTCAACGGCTATATTAGACTGAACGATCGTGCCGCGCTGGAGAAGCTTCTTGCGCATCGGCAGGAGCTGCTGAGGCAACTGAGGAGCGTCACCGGCATCGATCCAAGACAAACGGTCGCGCAAGTCAGCCAAGAAATCGCAATCATCGAAGCTGGACTTGCGACGATCGCGCCAGAGTGAGGAAGGCTGACCGTTCAGTGGAGCCGAGCAGCTTGGTGTTGCTGCGTCGGGTCCGTGGCCTCCACGCTGAGGCGGGCTAACTCAGCAGCGACTAGCGCGAGCAAAGTGATCCAGAGACAGGCGCAGAAAACGGCGGACAGCAGCTTACGCGCAGAAGGACGCTTTTCGACCAAACGAAGCGTCACGCCGAGTATATTGGCGCCACGGCTTCGCCTTGGGTGGACCCGGACGGGGCAATGTCCGGTGCGCCGAGCCTAGACGCCGCGCAGCGTCACCGCAATCAAACCCTTGCATTAGGCTTAATGTCGCCGCTGCAGGTTAATTCTGGAACCCTATTTTGCGTCGACATTGGCCGAAGTTTAAGCGAGGCGCGACGTTGAGGCTTGGCAACAGGATCCAGAGCGAATCTTTGCTGCAAAACCAGCAGCTCTACATTCAGATCGCGCTGGGCTTTGGTCTCGTGTTCTCAACTGAGCGCCTGCTTGGGTCGATCAAGAAGGTCAAGCGCAGTGTTTATCTGCTCAAGCTGACGCTCGATGTCCCCGCGCTGCTCAACGTCTTGGGTCAAATCAAGTTGCTCAATGAGCTTCTGCTTTCGGGCGAGCAGATTTTGAATGACTGTCGACATCTGATCTCCGTTACAGTTCTCAGGCCGATCGCGGGATGCTGCTTGTTATTCACCCTGATCCAGCGCTCTGCCGGCCGCCACAGAGCGGGTCGCGATGCTTAGGTGTCACTTCGATGGGCCTCAATGCACTCGGAAGCGCGGCCGCTGCCAAACGCAACAGCCGCGCCGCAGGGTAGACCGTAGACAAGATCGACCCGACGCCTCGCGATCCCGTTTGTAGAAGAACGACACTATCTGCTCAAAGAAGGTGGCGGCGTCTCCTTTGTGCGCGTTGGCAGTATCGGATACTCGATCTTGGGTAGGCACCCGCTCAGTGAATTAAGAAACGCAACAATATCATTGTTCTCCGTTTCGCTGAGCTTGGCGCCGAGCTGGACTTCGCTCATGATTCCCACGGCTTCCTTGAGAGTCCAAACCTGGCCCGAATGGAAGTAGGGAGCCCGCAAGGCAACATTGCGCAAGGGGGCGACGCGGAATACGTATTGGTCGCTGGGGGCCGTGGTGACCGCGAACCGTCCCTTGTCGGCCGCAGGAAGCAATTTGATATCAGGCTTTTTGATTACACCAAACGGGAAAAAATCCTGTCCCCCAATATTGATTGCGTTATGGCAGGAGGCGCATCCTTTGTCCATGAACAGCCGCAATCCCGCCTTTTGCTGATCGTTCAGAGCGTTGGCATCGCCATTCAAGTACTGGTCGAACGGAGCCGCCGGCGTCGTGAGAGTCGCTTCAAACGCCTCGAGTGCTTTCGCGAAATTGTCGAAGGTGACCGGCGGTGTATCACGCGGGAACGCTTGCTTGAACTTAGCGACATAATCTGCCATCGAATTCAACGTGCTCGTCACGTGATCCGGAGTCGCATTCATTTCGACGCTCGCCTGAACGGGTCCCTTGGCTTGTGCCTTGAGATCCGGCGCGCGTCCGTCCCAGAACTGCGCGACATTGAACACTGCATTGTAGACGGTTGGCGCCCGACGCGCCCCCTTTTGCCAGCCGTGACCAACGGATGTCGGACCAGCGTCGACGCCGCCGGTGCCGAGATTATGGCACGTATTGCAGCTAATGATCCCGCTCGCCGAGAGCCGAGGGTCGAAAAACAGCATCTTGCCGAGCTCGGCTTTCTCAGTCGTGACAGGATTGTCTTTTACCGCGGGGATAGCAGATGGGATCGGTTTGAAAAGTTGTTTGGCTGCCATCATCAAATCGTCGTTCGCAATAGCATGGGATGAGACGAGCACTAGAACGGTAGCAATAGACACCTTGCGCATCATGTGAGACTTCCGGATCTTTCGACGCCGCTACCGAACAACATTTTCTTCAGGGCGGCACTCACTACCTGATGCCTGCAACCATGCAGAAACTGAGCCAATTCTCGCGCTGCAAGTTTTCCTGCTCGATGTCGGCTTCGCGACACGTTGGCAGTAGCACGACACAAGTACGTCGGCCTCGCACGAAGCATGTCGTTTTGCCGCTCTTCGAGAGGGCAAAAAGCGTCTGTCTAACGGCATGTCAATTGCAGGGACACTGCGACATCACAGGCACCTGTCCCGCGAGGTCAGATGACACTTGCTCAATCGGATTCAAATCGATGCTCCAGACGCTACACCATGAATGCGATCCCGCCGATTGAAGCTGCGCCGCATCCGCCGCGCCGCGCCGCGCCAGCCGCGCTCCCAAGTGGCTTCGGTCTCTATCGCGTCTGGAAGGCAGGGCCTATGCCTGTCACGCCGAGATGAGGCGTCGCCGAGCTCGATAATGGCTTCGCGGCGCTCGAATAAACTTAGCTAACTGTCGGCCTGGATGGATTGGTGGCGCGCGTCTCGAGCGGCCTGCACCACGACATTTTAGGTGACTTGGCACATCCCAAGGCACGCCTTGCCCGCAAGCTGAAGGGTTACGGGGTGCATAAAAAGGTTTCTCATGTCTAAAGCGAAGCTACTTGAAATAATCAACTCGCCACCGCCGTACGGCTCAGTTGGCCAGCATACGCGGAATAGCCTTGGGTATTGGAGAGAGCGAGGTGTAAGCGAGCGCTGCCGGGCAGCGGGCTGTTCAGTGGCCACCTACGGGGTCGGGCTGCCTGACGGCAGTCACCTGGTTCGGTGTCACGGCCCTTCTTCGAATGACAATCCGACAATTGCGAGGAGAACCATGAGGCATCTATTTCGACTTTGGTCCAGTGCGCTCTTCGGCGGCGCGGCATCGCTGTTCGTCGTTGCGAGCGCGTTCGCGCAAGGTCGCCTCACCGAGCCAGCCTCACGCGTCGTTCTATGTGCCGAACACCGGAACAAGGATTGTCCAATTGATTTGCAAAGGGCAAGCTCGATGGAGAGCGGCAAGTTCTTCCCGGCTAAGAAGGGAGGGCTTTTAGACTCGACCGCGCCGACCGATGTGCAGAATGCGGCGCCACCAGAGGACGGTCACATCGCCGGCAGCAGCGTGCGCGGTGATGTGCCCTTGCTCAATGAGCAGACGCCGACGCGCTGGGAGAAGATTGCGCTGCGCTCCGGCGCGAAGCAGAAGTTCAAGTGGGAATACGGCGCGATTCACCTGACGAGGCGTTGGAACTACTTCATCACACGGTTGGGCTGGAATCCGTCCTCGCCGCTCACGCGCTCGCAGTTCGAAGTGAAGCCATTCTGCACGGTTCTGAATCCCGGCCAGCCCTTTTGGGATCCGAATGCCAACCTTATTCCCCAGGAGCCCACCGAGCACATGTGCGACCTGCCAAAGCGCACGGGCTATCACGTTATTTTGGCGGTGTGGGAAGTCGCCAGTAGCCCGATGGCGTTCTATCAGATCGTCGACGCGACGTTCGAGGAACGAAAGGCGTCGAGCGCCAGTGGCTCCGACTGACGGGGCGGAGTGTCGCCGCCGAAATGAAGCGGGCACTTGGCTGATCGAGCGCTGATCCACCACAAACAGGTGCGCGACTGCGGGTCACCTTTCGGTGGGCGATGAAGGTCATGTAACGTGCGCCTCAGTTCAAAGTAGGGCTCTTAAGACTCGGTGCGGCATCTAAGGCCTTATTCACGATCTTTGGGAAGGATTGTTTGTAGACTAAAAATTGCAGGGCGCTCCGAAATCAAGAGATGTGTACCGATCAGTTCTATTTACTTCCCTGGCAGCGCCGGGTACATCTTTGCATGGGCAGCGTAATTTCTGTTCCAGGCGGCCCTCCGAACGAAATAAGGTGTATGATGCAGGCGGGACACAAAGGGAAGGCTCCGCAGAAAGAAGTCCGCATTGGCCGCCCCCCGAAGGAGTTGGCCGCCGAAGTGGACGAGAAAATCCTCAGCGCAGCGCGAGAGCTATTTCTCGCACGGGGGCTCGCCGGGGTTAGCGTCGAGGAGATTGCACGTCTTGCTCGCGCGAGCAAGGGAACAATCTATGCGCGTTTTTCAACCAAGGAGGCGCTGTTCGCTGCGATCGCGATGCGTAACGCTGAGAAGGTGCGGGAAGGATACGAAAGCGCGGTGCCCTCTGGCGACACGCTCGAGGAGCGGCTGACGGTTCTCGGGAGCGAGATACTCAAACACGTCTTGGACGCCGATAGTGTCGATTTCATCCGTCTCGCAGCTACCGAAGCGCGCCGTTTCCCTGATCTGGCCAAGGTTGAGCGAATGATGCGCGAGCGCGGCGCTCATCACGCGGCTACCGTCTTGAAGGACGTAACTCGGTCGAAGCAGGGCAGGGCGTACGCGGCCTTCGCTCCGGAACGCCTGACTAAAACGGCCCAGTTCTTCCTGGATCTCGTCGTCGCGCCGCTAGTGATGCGGGCTGTATTCGGCGAAGACCCCAAACGGCTCAGGGGGCAGATCCGTGGCCATGTGGCGGAGAGCGTTTCGTTCTTCCTCAAAGCCTGCCGCTCTGACGAGACCGGCCGATAGCAATCCAAAGTTTCTCTATCTTTTGCGGATATTCCTCCTCGGCCGCGCGCCGTCCTCTCCTGTCTGTCGCACTCACAGTTCTCGCGAAGTCATAGCTGCCGCGACGCAAAGCCACGCAAACGGCCGGGCCAGAATGCTTAACGTTTCGCAAATCGGCGACTTTGCGCGAAATGTAACATTTGATTTCCAGGCTTTGGGATTGCGGTTTCGGAAGCTGACCCGCGAGGAAGGTAGGCCGCCGAATCTCCGGGCAGAACCGGAGGTGCGCCTGTTGCGGAGATGATGCGGCGTTCAAAAAATAGAACCTCACGGTACGGTTGATTGACAGGCGGACATGCGCACAATATCCGTACCGAACCGTACGGTTCCATATTGGATGTCGGGGAAGAGTGTCAGTTTGGGTAATCATGAACATTGGCTGGGAGCACGGCGCAACGAAAGCTCCGCGATTGTACGGTGTCCCTCCATATGGCGGCACCAACGCGCGCGCCATTTGGCAGGCATCGTTGCCCCTGCTTTTTTGCTCGCCTCTTGCGCGGTCGGACCGAACTTCGTTGCGCCCGAGGCACCGGCCGTCGATCGCTACACGCGGGAGCCTCGCCTGGCCTCGACGGACAGCACCAAAACGCGAGGGGGCAATTCGCAGTCGTTCTCCCCGGGAAGCGATGTCTCCGGCGTGTGGTGGACCCTCTTTCGTTCGAGGAAGCTCACGGCATTCGTCGAAGAAGCCGTTCGCAACCATCCCGATATTCGGTCCGCCGAATTCGCCCTGCGCGCCGCTCGGGAGTCCGCGCTCGCCGAAGAGGGCACCTTGTTTCCGCAAGTGAGCGGGTCGGGATCGACGGCACGCGAGCAGGGGCCGCTCTACAAGCTCTTCAACACGTCGGTCAGCGTCTCCTACGCACTCGATCTCTGGGGTGGCACGCGCCGGCAAATCGAGGCGCTCGAGGCGCAGGCCGACTACCAAGCGTTCAAGCTGGAGGCGACCTACCTGGCGCTGACCACGAATGTGATCACTGCGGCGATCACCGACGCCTCGCTGCGGGACCAGATCTCCGCGACCGAAGAGATCGTCAAGGCCGAGACGGATCAGCTGGCGCGCATCCAGCATCAGTTCGACATCGGCGCGGTCTCCAAGTCCGACGTGCTGGCGCAGGAATCGACGCTTGCGCAGGCCAAGGCGACGCTGCCGCAGCTCCAGAAGCAGTTGGCGCAGCAGCGCAATCAGTTGATGGCCTATTTCGGGCGGCTGCCGAGCGAAGATCGCGGCGAGCATGTCATGCTTGCCGAGCTGCGTTTGCCTGGACAGCTTCCAGTGTCGTTGCCGTCGGACCTCATTCGTCAGCGTCCGGATATCCGCCAGGCCGAGGCGACGCTGCATCAGGCGACCGCGACCGTCGGTGTCGGTGTCGCAAATCTTTTGCCGCAGATTACGCTGTCCGGCAGCCATGGTGCGAGCGGAACGGGCAAGCTGTTTTCGCCCGGAACAATCGCCTGGGACGCGACCTCCAGCATCACGCAGAAGCTGATCGACGGCGGCGCGCTCTATCACACCAAGGAGGCCGACGTGGCGCTGTTCGAGCAGGATATGGCGGCCTACAAGAGCACTGTGATTGCCGCGTTCCAGAACGTCGCAGATTCGCTGCGCGCGATCCAGTACGACGCCGCGACGCTAAAGGCCCAGGCCGGAGCGGAGAGGGCGGCATCCGACAGCCTTTCGATGTCGATCGAGCAGTTCAAGACCGGCGCAGTCCCTTACGCTAACGTCATCACCGCCCAGCAATCCTATCTCAACGCGCGGATATCGCGCATCAAGGCGCAGGCGGCGCGCTTGGCCGACACCGCGGCCCTGTTCCAGGCGATCGGCGGCGGCTGGTGGAACAGAGCCGACCAGACGGCCTATGCTTCGCCTCGCGCCAATCCCGGTTATTTCGCCGGCCCCAACCGTTCAACCCAGGAAGCAGTGCGATGATGAAGCGCATGATGATCATGCTGGCCGTTATGGCCGTCCTGTTCGGCGGCCTCTACGGCTTCCAGACCTTCAAGGACATGATGATCCGGAAGGCGATCGGCGCCATGACGAACCCACCGCAGACCGTCTCCACCGTGGTTGCTGCGATGGCGGCCTGGCGCTCCACCCTTTCCTCGGTTGGTACGCTGCGCGCCGTCAATGGCGCCGATCTCGCGCTGCAGGCTTCCGGGATCGTGCAGAATATTCAGTTCAGCTCCGCAGACGAAGTGGCGGAAGGCCAGCCGCTGCTTCAGCTCGTCGCGACCGACGACGTTGCCAAATTGCAGTCGCTGCAAGCGACCGCCGAGAACTACGCGATTGTGGTCAAGCGCGACGAGGAGCAGATCAAGTTCAGCGCCGTCAGTCAGGCCGCACTCGATAGCGACAGGGCCAATCTGAAAAATGCCAGAGCCCTGGTCGAGCAGCAGAGGGCTATCGTCGAGCAGAAGACGCTCAAGGCGCCGTTCGCCGGGCGGCTCGGGATTCGCGCCGTCGATATCGGCCAGTTTTTGAGCGCAGGCACGACCATCGTCACCTTGCAGAGCCTCGATCCGATCTACGTCGATTTCTTTCTGCCGCAACAGGCGCTGGCTTCGATCGTCGTCGGCCAGGACGTCACCGCGACGGTGGACGCCTTTCCAAGCGAGCGCTTCATGGGCCGGATCTCGGCGATCAACGCTAAGGTCGATAGCGGCAGCCGCAACATCCAGGTCCGGGCCACGATCGGGAACAATCCGGCGCGACTCCTCCCCGGCATGTTCGCAAAGGTGGAGATCGACGTCGGCAAGCCCGAAGACATCGTCACCATTCCGCTCACCTCGATCGTCAACAACGCCTATGGCGACCTCGTCTACCTCGTTGACAATCTGCACGACGGGCAGGGCGCCGCGCGGCAGATGTTCGTTAAGACCAGACCGGCGAAGGGCGACCGCATCGCCGTGATCGACGGCATCAAACCCGGCGAGATCGTGGTGATCGCGGGCCAGATCAAGCTGCGCAATGGTAGCCCGGTTAGAATCGACAATTCCCACGTACCGCTCGCCGAGGCGGCACCGACCGTGGTCGACCAGTGAACGACGCACGAGCAACAAGAGCCGAGACTATGCGCTTTACGGACATCTTCATCCGTCGCCCAGTGCTAGCCCTTGTGGTGAGCGCGCTGATCCTGGTTTTCGGACTGCGGTCGATGACCTCGTTGTCGATCCTGCAATATCCCCGTACTCAGAACGCGATCGTTACGGTGACCACAGCCTATGCCGGCGCCGATTCCGACATCATCACCGGCTTCATCACCACGCCGCTGGAGAACGCGATCGCACAGGCGAACGGTATCGATTACATGAATTCCAGCAGCACCACCGGTATCAGCACCATCACGGTGAACCTGCGGCTGAACTACGACTCCGGCAAGGCGATGACGGAGATCAACGCGAAGGTCAATTCCGTGCTCAATCAGCTTCCGACTGGCACCCAGCAGCCGACGCTGACACTGAAGGTGGGCCAGACCATCGATGCGATGTACATCGGGTTTGCGAGCCAGGTGCTCGCTCCCAACCAGATCACCGACTATCTGACCCGCGTGGTGCAGCCCAAGCTGCAGGCTGTGCCGGGCGTCCAGACTGCCGAGTTGATCGGCGGCAAGAAGTTCGCCCTGCGTGCCTGGCTCGATGCCGATAGGCTCGGCGCCTATGGGCTGACGGCGAGCGACGTCTCCACCGCAATGTCCGGCAACGACTATATCGCCGGTCTCGGTTCGACCCGGGGACGGCTCGTCCAGGTTGATCTCTCGGCCACGACCAATCTTCATTCGCTCGAGCAGTACCGCAACCTCGTCATCAAGCACGTGAACGGCGCGATTGTCCGCCTCAAGGACGTGGCGAATGTGACGCTGGGCAACGACGATTATGACAGCTCGGCCAAGTTCAACGGCCGGACGGCGGTCTACCTCGGCATCCAGGTGGCGCCGAGCGCGAACCTGCTCGAGGTCATTAAGGGGGTGAAGAGAGTCCTTCCCGATATGAACGCGAACCTGCCGAACGGTATCACGAGCGAGATCCTCTACGACTCGACGGAGTTTGTGAACAGTTCGATCGACGAGGTCGTCCATTCGCTGGTCGAAGCAGTTGTCATCGTCACCTTCGTCGTCTTCATCTTCCTCGGCTCGTGGCGGTCGGTGTCGATCCCGGTGATCGCAATCCCCTTGTCCCTGATCGGCACCTTCGGACTAATGCTGCTGATGGGATTTTCGATCAATCTCTTGACGCTGTTGGCCCTTGTGCTCGCGATCGGCCTCGTCGTGGATGATGCCATCATTGTCGTCGAGAGCGTGCATCGCCTGATCGATCAGGGCGTTTCGCCCGTCGAGGCGGCGATCCAATCGGCCCGCGCCCTCGGCAGCCCCATCATCGCAATGACGGTGGTTCTGATCGCAGTGTACGTTCCGGTCGGCTTCCAGGGCGGTCTTACGGGCGCTCTGTTCACGGAATTCGCCTTCACGCTGGCCGGGGCGGTCACCGTGTCGGCGGTCGTCGCGCTGACACTATCACCCATGAACTGTGCCTGGCTGCTGCGACGGACAGAGCCGGGTGGTGCGAACTGGGAGGCGCGCCTGGTTCGCAGGATCGATCACGCGCTCGAGTGGCTGACCGCCGCCTACCGCCGGCGCCTCGAATCCATTTTTGACACCAAGGCCGTCGTGGTGGTGTTTGCGCTGCTGCTGCTCGCCGGCATTCCGTGGCTCTATGCGAACTCGAAGAGCGAACTTGCGCCCGACGAGGATCAAGGTGTGATCCTTACGATGACAAATTCGGCGCCCTCAGCCACGCCTGAGCAGCGCCAGTTCTACGCGCAACAGCTTTACAATCTCGTCTCAAAGCGCCCTGAAACCGGGATCGTATTCCAGATCGACACGCCCTCGCAGGCGATCGCCGGTTTGGTGCTCAAGCCATGGGACAAGCGTAATGTGGCCACCGGCACGCTTCAGCCTGAATTCCAGGACCTGCTCAACAGTATCGCGGGCACCCGGTCGGTAGCCTTTCAACCGCCGCCACTGCCGGGCAGCAACGGCCTGCCGATCCAGTTCGTCATTGGCACGACGGGCTCGTTCAACGAGCTCGACGAGGTCGCCCAGAACTTCATGGCGGAGGCGCGCAAGACTGGGCAGTTCATCTTCCTCGACAGCGACCTCAAGATTGACAAGCCGAAGAGCACCGTCGTGTTCGACCGCGACAAGGCCGGCGATCTCGGGCTGAAGATGAGCGATCTCGGCGGCGCGCTGGCGACCATGCTGGGCGGCAATTACGTCGAGTATTTCAGCCTGGACGGCCGCTCCTACAAGGTGATCGCGCAGGTCCGGCAGAACGACCGCCTCACCACCGAGCAACTGCTGAGCTACCAGATCCGCACCGGCAACAACACGATGGTGCCGCTCGCGACAGTTGCCCACCTTGACAATAAGGCCGTTCCGCAGGCGCTCAACCATTTCCAGCAGATCAACGCTGCGACAATTTCTGGGGTTGCGATGCCGGGCGTCGCAATGGGCGATGCGCTCGCGACCTTGAAGGCTCTGGCAAAGTCCCTTCCGGCGGGCTACTCGACCGACTTCGCAGGCGCCTCCCGTCAGCTCGAGCTGGAATCGGGCGGCTTCGTCACCATGTTCATGTTCGCGTTGATCATCATCTATCTTTCGCTTGCCGCGCTCTTCAACAGCTTCGTGGACCCCGTCATCATCCTGATATCGGTACCGATGTCGCTCGCCGGCGCGCTGATTTTCATCAGTATTGGAATCGGCGGCGCTAGCATCAACATCTACACTCAGGTCGGGCTCGTCACCCTGATGGGGCTCGTCAGCAAGCACGGGATCTTGATGGTTGAGGTGGCCAACGAGTTGCGCGCCGAGGGGAGGAGCCGCACGGGGGCCATTATCGAGGCGGCCACCATCCGGCTGCGGCCCATCCTGATGACGACAGCGGCCATGGTGCTGGGCGTGCTGCCGCTGGTCACGGCGAGCGGCGCCGGCGCGGTGTCCCGTTACAATATGGGCCTTGTGATCGCCACAGGCCTCTCGATCGGAACGCTCTTCACCCTGTTCGTGGTGCCGGTCGCCTACGCGCTAATTGCCCATCGTGGGCGGGAGGGCGCCGCAGAGACTTCGAATTGAAGCGCACTGGTAGCGTCGGTGAACTCGTGAGGACGGATAAGGGGCCAGCTC from Bradyrhizobium arachidis carries:
- a CDS encoding efflux transporter outer membrane subunit — translated: MLASCAVGPNFVAPEAPAVDRYTREPRLASTDSTKTRGGNSQSFSPGSDVSGVWWTLFRSRKLTAFVEEAVRNHPDIRSAEFALRAARESALAEEGTLFPQVSGSGSTAREQGPLYKLFNTSVSVSYALDLWGGTRRQIEALEAQADYQAFKLEATYLALTTNVITAAITDASLRDQISATEEIVKAETDQLARIQHQFDIGAVSKSDVLAQESTLAQAKATLPQLQKQLAQQRNQLMAYFGRLPSEDRGEHVMLAELRLPGQLPVSLPSDLIRQRPDIRQAEATLHQATATVGVGVANLLPQITLSGSHGASGTGKLFSPGTIAWDATSSITQKLIDGGALYHTKEADVALFEQDMAAYKSTVIAAFQNVADSLRAIQYDAATLKAQAGAERAASDSLSMSIEQFKTGAVPYANVITAQQSYLNARISRIKAQAARLADTAALFQAIGGGWWNRADQTAYASPRANPGYFAGPNRSTQEAVR
- a CDS encoding S1/P1 nuclease, with the protein product MAQRQTQVAVFKKTLADKTVSDDVRSYDLSWLLHLIGDLHQPLRATSRFTHAELNGDAGGNDVKIRCTKCGSARELHAFWDGLLGPTSAPPQDAIDAAADLRAADAGSTDENDWIQESFQIAKTSVYAPPIRGGDGPYKLTQAYQSREHRIANQRIALAGARIAAILNDAFK
- a CDS encoding TetR/AcrR family transcriptional regulator, which gives rise to MDEKILSAARELFLARGLAGVSVEEIARLARASKGTIYARFSTKEALFAAIAMRNAEKVREGYESAVPSGDTLEERLTVLGSEILKHVLDADSVDFIRLAATEARRFPDLAKVERMMRERGAHHAATVLKDVTRSKQGRAYAAFAPERLTKTAQFFLDLVVAPLVMRAVFGEDPKRLRGQIRGHVAESVSFFLKACRSDETGR
- a CDS encoding efflux RND transporter periplasmic adaptor subunit; translation: MMKRMMIMLAVMAVLFGGLYGFQTFKDMMIRKAIGAMTNPPQTVSTVVAAMAAWRSTLSSVGTLRAVNGADLALQASGIVQNIQFSSADEVAEGQPLLQLVATDDVAKLQSLQATAENYAIVVKRDEEQIKFSAVSQAALDSDRANLKNARALVEQQRAIVEQKTLKAPFAGRLGIRAVDIGQFLSAGTTIVTLQSLDPIYVDFFLPQQALASIVVGQDVTATVDAFPSERFMGRISAINAKVDSGSRNIQVRATIGNNPARLLPGMFAKVEIDVGKPEDIVTIPLTSIVNNAYGDLVYLVDNLHDGQGAARQMFVKTRPAKGDRIAVIDGIKPGEIVVIAGQIKLRNGSPVRIDNSHVPLAEAAPTVVDQ
- a CDS encoding cytochrome-c peroxidase, coding for MMRKVSIATVLVLVSSHAIANDDLMMAAKQLFKPIPSAIPAVKDNPVTTEKAELGKMLFFDPRLSASGIISCNTCHNLGTGGVDAGPTSVGHGWQKGARRAPTVYNAVFNVAQFWDGRAPDLKAQAKGPVQASVEMNATPDHVTSTLNSMADYVAKFKQAFPRDTPPVTFDNFAKALEAFEATLTTPAAPFDQYLNGDANALNDQQKAGLRLFMDKGCASCHNAINIGGQDFFPFGVIKKPDIKLLPAADKGRFAVTTAPSDQYVFRVAPLRNVALRAPYFHSGQVWTLKEAVGIMSEVQLGAKLSETENNDIVAFLNSLSGCLPKIEYPILPTRTKETPPPSLSR
- a CDS encoding lytic polysaccharide monooxygenase, whose product is MRHLFRLWSSALFGGAASLFVVASAFAQGRLTEPASRVVLCAEHRNKDCPIDLQRASSMESGKFFPAKKGGLLDSTAPTDVQNAAPPEDGHIAGSSVRGDVPLLNEQTPTRWEKIALRSGAKQKFKWEYGAIHLTRRWNYFITRLGWNPSSPLTRSQFEVKPFCTVLNPGQPFWDPNANLIPQEPTEHMCDLPKRTGYHVILAVWEVASSPMAFYQIVDATFEERKASSASGSD